From Topomyia yanbarensis strain Yona2022 chromosome 1, ASM3024719v1, whole genome shotgun sequence, one genomic window encodes:
- the LOC131694806 gene encoding carbonic anhydrase 7-like — MSSNRRKALRQSPIALSSTKSMPAVEKRPLELLGYQEDPIQVIVTNNGHSALFTFQFPCDEAIIERGGPLPGEFQFDSLHFHWGANSKRGAEHVIKGRRYAMEMHLVFFNRQYDSFMEARTEQNGLSVLGIFFDKSCVAPDYGWIAALSKVRPAGASYALPDPSVFNIKELIGQNRRPYFYYHGSLTSPPFFETVCWIVQKTPLPISEAQLKMFRSLRNNSGEPLVDNYRELQDSNRRPVFRYR; from the exons ATGTCCAGTAACAGACGCAAAGCATTGAGGCAGAGTCCAATCGCGTTGTCGTCGACTAAGTCCATGCCGGCTGTCGAAAAACGACCACTAGAATTGCTGGGATATCAGGAAGATCCTATACAAGTGATCGTTACTAACAATGGTCATTCAG CACTCTTCACGTTCCAATTCCCATGTGATGAAGCGATTATCGAACGGGGTGGACCATTGCCGGGAGAGTTTCAATTTGACAGCCTTCACTTCCACTGGGGAGCGAATTCCAAGCGGGGAGCTGAACACGTTATTAAAGGACGACGTTACGCTATGGAGATGCATCTCGTCTTCTTCAATCGACAATATGACTCGTTCATGGAAGCTCGCACAGAGCAAAATGGTCTTTCGGTACTTGGCATCTTTTTTGATAAAAGCTGTGTCGCACCGGACTACGGTTGGATTGCCGCATTGAGTAAAGTTCGTCCGGCGGGAGCCAGCTATGCATTGCCAGATCCCTCCGTTTTCAACATCAAAGAACTTATCGGCCAGAATCGAAGGCCCTATTTTTACTACCATGGAAGTCTGACCAGTCCTCCATTTTTTGAAACGGTTTGCTGGATTGTCCAGAAAACGCCTCTACCGATATCCGAAGCACAGTTGAAAATGTTTCGATCACTACGAAACAATAGTGGCGAACCGCTGGTCGATAACTATCGAGAGCTGCAGGACTCCAACAGAAGACCGGTTTTCCGTTACAGATAA
- the LOC131677332 gene encoding carbonic anhydrase 2-like: protein MKVSLLLLVYCLAWVVCDEQPDYSYGAGVAEWGNISSQCEGRLQSPIALSTTRSIPAAEQRPLELLGYQEDPTQVNVTNDGHTAVYSFQYPNDRTIIAQGGPLRGRFRFASLHFHWGANSARGAEHVVDGRRYAMEMHLVFFNEMYGSFMEAQDQTNGLAVLGIFFASSADAPYYGWVPALTEVQQAQTSYTLPDPTVFNIKGLIGARRKPYFSYQGSLTTPPCYESVTWLVQKKPLQMSEEQLNVFRSLRDNNGNPLVDNYRPLQNANGRPVYYYSNGLS from the exons ATGAAGGTTTCTCTGCTGCTATTGGTGTACTGCTTGGCTTGGGTAGTATGTGATGAACAGC CTGACTACTCTTACGGCGCGGGAGTTGCGGAATGGGGAAACATAAGCTCGCAGTGCGAGGGGCGGTTGCAAAGTCCAATCGCTCTGTCGACCACAAGATCCATTCCAGCCGCTGAACAGCGACCACTGGAATTGTTGGGTTATCAGGAGGATCCAACTCAAGTGAACGTAACGAACGATGGACATACAG CCGTTTATTCATTCCAATACCCGAACGATCGCACGATAATTGCACAGGGTGGCCCTCTGCGGGGTCGTTTTCGGTTTGCCAGTCTCCATTTCCATTGGGGAGCCAATTCTGCGCGGGGAGCAGAGCACGTGGTTGACGGACGTCGATACGCCATGGAGATGCATCTAGTTTTCTTCAATGAGATGTATGGATCGTTTATGGAAGCTCAAGATCAGACAAACGGTCTAGCAGTACTGGGAATATTTTTCGCTAGCAGTGCCGATGCACCCTACTACGGTTGGGTTCCGGCACTGACTGAGGTTCAACAAGCGCAAACCAGCTATACCCTACCCGATCCAACGGTTTTCAACATCAAGGGGCTTATCGGAGCAAGAAGGAAACCTTACTTTTCCTATCAAGGAAGCTTGACAACTCCTCCGTGCTACGAATCGGTCACCTGGCTCGTACAGAAGAAACCCCTACAGATGTCCGAGGAACAGCTTAATGTGTTTCGCTCGCTGCGAGACAATAATGGTAATCCTCTGGTCGACAACTATCGTCCGCTGCAGAATGCCAACGGAAGACCAGTTTATTATTATTCCAATGGGTTATCATAA